One part of the Arthrobacter sp. EM1 genome encodes these proteins:
- a CDS encoding glycosyltransferase family 2 protein codes for MSDQLVLPRLDVENVVGEQKGAVRRRQWGAEKRSEPLSIVHPRPSRRKIILGRLGILTTVLAWVTYVISTILRELADNPNAGFRFQIETVSYLVVVTFLTFSALMYLMARQGALYRFRDHTRVPRGELDRHFSDYSDGITVLVPSYAEEPQVVRATLWSAALQEFPALKVVLLVDDPPNPQDPADLAKLDKTRALSAEISAAMSVPAGRFNAALADVRRRAAADRADDSAELALLIAEYEAAADWLETMAANEQVEDHVDEFFVDLVLMGLARELRLVLLGLNAAMAQQTAPTWSRREELYLRLTWIFNVSTETFERKKYASLSHEANKAMNLNAYISLMGQAWREEDTADGVVLRKIQDGAEPDGTDRILDFPNTTYLLTLDADSLLLRDYCLRLVYFLESAGNERVAVTQTPYSSFRGAPTRIERVAGATTDLQHILHQGMTYYGATFWVGANAVIRKRALEDIVEVETNGAFEVRTYIQDRTVIEDTESSIDLGQHGWTLVNYPERLSYSATPPDFGSLVVQRRRWANGGLLILPKLWAQLLQSRSDRRKILFREVLLRVNYMASIAWASFGLLFLLAYPYDSRLLSPIVFLAALPYFLAMGSDLRDCGHRFSDILRIYGFNLVLLPVNLAGVLKSLQQAVTGDKIPFARTPKVKDRTAAPAIYVLTPYAIVAFSLLTVWRDAQLGNWGNVAFASLNAVLAAGAIRAYIGVFNSVVDVFLGMVNWLYVSPRPKNTGESLVVEKSAEEVDWESILYHGDRRLNRDLRGSTDRRRRIAVR; via the coding sequence ATGTCTGATCAACTAGTGTTGCCGCGCCTTGACGTGGAAAACGTCGTCGGCGAGCAAAAAGGTGCCGTGCGTCGCCGCCAATGGGGTGCCGAAAAGCGTTCCGAGCCGCTTTCGATTGTTCACCCGCGGCCATCGCGCCGGAAGATAATCCTCGGGCGTTTGGGCATTCTCACCACAGTGCTTGCCTGGGTCACCTACGTCATTTCAACCATCCTGCGGGAACTGGCCGACAACCCGAATGCCGGGTTCAGGTTTCAAATTGAGACCGTCTCGTATCTGGTGGTCGTAACATTCCTGACATTTTCGGCACTAATGTACCTGATGGCCCGTCAGGGTGCCCTCTATCGATTCCGGGACCACACAAGAGTGCCGCGCGGAGAACTGGACCGCCATTTTTCGGACTACTCCGACGGCATTACGGTTCTGGTACCCTCGTACGCCGAGGAACCCCAGGTGGTGCGCGCAACGCTGTGGTCCGCCGCGTTACAGGAATTTCCGGCCCTTAAGGTTGTCCTTCTGGTCGACGATCCGCCCAACCCCCAGGACCCGGCAGACCTGGCCAAGCTCGACAAGACCCGTGCCCTCAGCGCAGAAATTTCCGCAGCCATGAGCGTCCCGGCGGGACGGTTCAACGCCGCCCTGGCGGACGTCCGACGCCGGGCCGCGGCGGATCGTGCCGACGACTCCGCTGAGCTGGCTTTGCTCATAGCTGAGTACGAGGCTGCCGCTGACTGGCTGGAAACAATGGCAGCGAACGAGCAGGTCGAGGATCACGTTGATGAGTTCTTCGTCGACCTTGTCCTGATGGGGCTGGCCCGTGAGTTGCGGCTCGTGCTGTTGGGCCTGAACGCGGCCATGGCGCAGCAGACGGCGCCGACCTGGTCGCGTCGTGAAGAGCTGTACCTGCGCCTGACGTGGATCTTCAACGTTTCCACCGAAACGTTCGAACGCAAGAAGTACGCGAGCCTCTCACACGAGGCGAACAAGGCCATGAACCTGAACGCCTATATCTCGCTGATGGGGCAGGCCTGGCGGGAGGAAGACACCGCCGACGGTGTAGTCCTGCGCAAGATCCAGGACGGCGCCGAACCTGACGGAACTGACCGGATCCTGGATTTCCCGAACACAACGTATCTCCTGACGCTCGACGCCGACTCGCTGCTGCTGCGTGACTACTGCCTGCGCCTGGTGTACTTCCTCGAATCAGCCGGTAACGAGCGTGTCGCCGTGACCCAGACCCCGTACTCTTCCTTTCGCGGCGCACCGACCCGGATCGAACGCGTCGCGGGGGCCACCACAGACCTGCAACACATCCTCCACCAGGGCATGACTTACTACGGTGCCACCTTCTGGGTGGGCGCCAACGCGGTAATCCGCAAGCGTGCCCTGGAGGACATTGTTGAGGTGGAAACCAACGGTGCCTTCGAAGTCAGAACCTATATCCAGGACCGCACGGTCATCGAAGACACCGAGTCCAGCATCGACCTGGGCCAGCACGGCTGGACCCTGGTGAACTACCCGGAGCGCCTCAGCTACAGCGCCACGCCACCTGACTTTGGTTCCTTGGTGGTCCAGCGCCGCCGCTGGGCCAACGGCGGACTCCTGATCCTTCCCAAGCTCTGGGCCCAGCTCCTCCAGAGCCGCTCGGACCGCCGCAAAATCCTGTTCCGGGAAGTGCTCCTGCGCGTGAATTACATGGCGTCGATCGCCTGGGCGAGCTTCGGGTTGCTTTTCCTGCTGGCCTATCCTTACGACAGCCGGCTGCTGAGCCCCATCGTCTTCCTTGCGGCCCTGCCCTACTTCCTGGCTATGGGCAGCGATCTGCGGGACTGCGGGCACCGCTTCAGTGACATCCTTCGGATCTACGGCTTCAACCTGGTGCTGCTTCCGGTGAACCTCGCCGGTGTGCTCAAATCGCTGCAGCAGGCAGTTACCGGGGACAAGATTCCGTTCGCCCGTACGCCCAAGGTCAAGGACCGCACGGCAGCTCCGGCCATCTATGTACTGACGCCCTACGCGATCGTCGCCTTCTCCCTGCTGACCGTCTGGCGTGATGCCCAACTGGGAAACTGGGGCAACGTGGCTTTCGCCTCGCTGAACGCCGTCTTGGCCGCCGGCGCAATCCGGGCCTACATCGGAGTGTTCAACTCCGTGGTGGACGTATTCCTCGGTATGGTCAACTGGCTGTATGTCAGTCCGCGGCCGAAGAATACGGGGGAGAGTCTTGTGGTTGAGAAGTCAGCCGAGGAAGTCGACTGGGAGTCCATTCTCTACCATGGCGACCGCCGGCTGAACAGGGACCTTCGCGGGTCCACGGACCGCCGGCGTCGAATTGCTGTCCGTTGA
- a CDS encoding DUF6314 family protein — translation MNPPSLRQAPCFDLRAYLLGSWTVERSLLDRSNGTRGTFTGVVSFKGSGDGGGLRFREEGTAVWAAAGHGPFSGKASREYLLRRTGTPDTMDMFFPDGRPFHRMGFGPQTSRDQHWCDPDRYRVSYSKGGPDDFSYQWDITGPAKDQRLVSVLRRIPGSA, via the coding sequence TTGAACCCCCCATCCCTGCGCCAGGCGCCCTGCTTTGATCTCCGGGCCTATCTCCTGGGCAGCTGGACCGTAGAGCGATCCCTGCTGGACAGGTCCAACGGCACCCGCGGTACATTCACCGGCGTCGTCAGCTTCAAGGGCAGCGGAGACGGCGGCGGCCTCCGGTTCCGCGAAGAGGGGACCGCCGTATGGGCCGCCGCCGGCCACGGGCCCTTCAGCGGTAAGGCCAGCCGGGAGTACCTGCTGCGGCGCACGGGCACCCCGGACACGATGGACATGTTTTTCCCGGACGGCCGTCCGTTCCACCGGATGGGCTTCGGCCCCCAGACCAGCCGGGACCAGCACTGGTGCGACCCGGACCGGTACCGCGTGAGCTACAGCAAAGGCGGCCCGGACGATTTCTCTTACCAATGGGATATCACCGGGCCAGCCAAGGACCAACGGCTCGTCTCGGTTCTGCGCCGCATTCCGGGCTCCGCCTGA
- a CDS encoding carbohydrate-binding protein produces MSARFAGRKLSIVRLGVLTGAVVALTAGGVTAWGNFKDVTAAQAIPSIFSGYVDVTATPRYAFEAPVSKEAEKVLLSFIVADPGDACTPSWGAAYSLDEAGSALDLDRRVARLQQLGGSVAVSFGGQINNELATGCTDVAKLEDAYRSVVDRYNVSRIDLDIEGGALSDTASLDRRASAIAALQKDRRSSGKDLDFWLTLPADPNGLTAAGSDAVRRTIAGGGDLAGVNIMTMDYGGSRLTDRSMFDNAVSAAEATHRQLAGLYRDAGMELGSETVWRKIGLTPMIGQNDVAGEIFTLKDAEELSAYASTKGVGRLSMWSLNRDRTCSPNYPDVKQVSDGCSGVDQGSASYATILGSGVTGTASPSAVPATSAQSTRAPAATDNPSTSPYPIWNETAAYTTGERIVWHANVYEAKWWTRAETPDDPVLRGAATPWRIIGPVLPGDRPTPQLTAPAGTAPQWEPAKIYRKGDRVFFEGRVFEAKWWTQTNSPEAALQGGPESPWTKLSDEELLKLIAAATPSPTASVSP; encoded by the coding sequence GTGTCCGCAAGATTTGCAGGCCGGAAATTATCGATCGTTCGGCTCGGCGTTCTCACCGGAGCCGTGGTGGCACTCACCGCCGGAGGAGTGACCGCGTGGGGCAACTTCAAGGACGTGACGGCGGCCCAGGCGATTCCGTCCATTTTCTCCGGATACGTGGACGTCACCGCGACTCCCCGCTACGCCTTTGAGGCTCCGGTATCCAAGGAAGCCGAGAAAGTCCTGCTGTCCTTTATTGTGGCGGACCCCGGTGACGCCTGCACCCCGAGCTGGGGCGCCGCGTACTCCCTCGATGAGGCAGGCTCTGCCCTGGACCTGGACCGCAGGGTGGCGCGGCTGCAGCAACTGGGCGGAAGCGTCGCTGTCTCCTTCGGCGGCCAGATCAACAACGAGCTGGCCACCGGGTGCACCGACGTGGCCAAACTCGAAGACGCGTACCGGAGTGTTGTGGACCGCTACAACGTCAGCAGGATCGATCTGGACATTGAAGGCGGGGCGCTCAGCGACACCGCGTCCCTGGACAGGCGCGCCTCGGCCATAGCAGCGCTCCAGAAGGACCGCCGCAGCAGCGGCAAGGACCTGGACTTCTGGCTGACCTTGCCCGCAGACCCGAACGGTTTGACGGCGGCCGGCAGCGACGCAGTACGCCGGACGATTGCCGGCGGCGGCGACCTGGCCGGCGTCAACATCATGACCATGGACTATGGCGGAAGCAGGCTCACGGACCGTTCAATGTTTGACAATGCCGTCTCGGCCGCCGAGGCCACCCACCGTCAGCTCGCCGGCCTGTACCGCGACGCCGGAATGGAGCTTGGCAGCGAAACAGTGTGGCGCAAGATCGGGCTCACCCCGATGATTGGCCAGAACGACGTCGCCGGCGAAATCTTCACGCTCAAGGACGCCGAGGAACTCAGTGCCTACGCGAGCACCAAGGGCGTCGGCCGGCTGTCAATGTGGTCCCTGAACCGCGATCGGACCTGCAGCCCCAACTACCCCGACGTCAAGCAGGTCTCCGATGGCTGCAGCGGCGTGGACCAGGGCTCCGCCAGTTACGCCACGATTCTTGGCTCCGGGGTGACAGGTACGGCCAGTCCCTCCGCTGTTCCGGCAACCTCCGCGCAATCCACCCGAGCCCCAGCCGCCACCGATAATCCGTCCACCAGCCCCTATCCGATCTGGAACGAAACCGCCGCCTACACCACCGGCGAGCGGATCGTCTGGCACGCCAATGTTTACGAGGCCAAGTGGTGGACCCGCGCGGAGACCCCGGACGATCCGGTACTCCGGGGTGCCGCAACACCGTGGCGCATCATCGGCCCGGTCCTGCCTGGCGATCGGCCGACCCCGCAGCTCACCGCCCCGGCCGGGACGGCCCCGCAGTGGGAACCCGCCAAGATCTACCGGAAGGGTGACCGGGTGTTCTTCGAGGGCCGGGTCTTCGAAGCAAAGTGGTGGACCCAGACGAACAGCCCCGAGGCCGCCCTCCAGGGTGGGCCGGAATCACCGTGGACCAAACTCAGCGATGAGGAGCTGTTGAAGCTCATCGCTGCCGCGACGCCCTCCCCGACAGCGTCCGTTTCCCCCTGA
- a CDS encoding EAL domain-containing protein: MKPDRPDPRLHTLVEGIVRIAGGDLSTRIPHSGARDDVAAVIAGINLMADDLQTIYQELEERVESRTAMLRDAQGELERMALTDPLTQLANRTALNSVLSHALAETTRGEQPPALLILDLDSFKGINDTLGHSAGDDVLRLIARRLQKAVRETDTVARLGGDEFAIMLPKSTLVRARRVANRILKALSESLEVGDLRVTCGTSIGLRVAEPGQSVDELVMEADTAMYAAKAQPHSSIKVFEPALLYARRLQSVMITEMREAILKDQLTLHYQPVVELATGRIEGVEALVRWNHPERGLLMPDQFIPLAEETGMIVDLGRWVLRHAVQQLRDWQQNLNLDSSFNVRVNISTTELQNLELIEHVRDILRETGVDAANLIVELTESMAVNGGDVDKYSLSGLRRLGVQLEIDDFGTGYSSISYLRKLPVNVVKIDKSLIDGLGEDEEQGSFVGAVLHLIHACGLKAVAEGIETAKQAEILTALGCASGQGYFFSRPVPAAQLEPLIELPE, from the coding sequence GTGAAGCCTGATCGGCCGGACCCCCGGCTGCATACCCTCGTGGAGGGCATTGTGCGGATCGCCGGAGGGGACCTGAGTACCAGGATTCCGCACTCCGGCGCCAGGGATGACGTCGCCGCGGTCATCGCCGGAATTAACCTGATGGCTGATGACCTGCAGACCATCTACCAGGAACTCGAGGAACGCGTCGAAAGCCGGACGGCGATGCTTCGGGACGCCCAGGGCGAGCTGGAGCGGATGGCCCTGACCGATCCGCTGACCCAACTCGCGAACCGGACGGCGCTTAACTCGGTCCTGAGCCATGCGCTCGCTGAGACGACCCGTGGAGAACAACCGCCGGCGCTTCTGATTCTTGACCTTGATTCCTTCAAGGGCATTAACGACACGCTCGGTCACAGTGCCGGAGACGACGTTCTGCGGCTGATTGCACGCCGGTTGCAGAAAGCCGTTCGGGAAACGGACACTGTGGCGCGACTCGGCGGCGACGAGTTCGCGATTATGCTGCCCAAATCAACACTCGTTCGGGCCCGGCGGGTAGCCAACCGGATTCTCAAGGCGCTCAGTGAGAGCCTTGAAGTCGGGGATTTGCGGGTCACCTGCGGCACCAGCATCGGACTGCGGGTCGCCGAACCTGGCCAGTCAGTGGACGAGCTGGTCATGGAGGCGGACACCGCGATGTACGCGGCCAAGGCCCAGCCGCACAGCAGTATCAAGGTGTTTGAACCGGCGTTGCTCTACGCCCGGCGGCTGCAAAGCGTCATGATCACAGAAATGCGCGAGGCCATCCTCAAGGATCAGCTCACTCTCCACTACCAGCCCGTGGTGGAGCTCGCTACCGGAAGGATCGAAGGCGTCGAAGCGCTGGTGCGGTGGAACCATCCGGAGCGAGGGCTCCTGATGCCGGATCAGTTCATTCCGCTGGCCGAAGAGACGGGCATGATTGTCGATCTGGGCCGTTGGGTACTTCGGCACGCCGTGCAGCAGTTGCGGGACTGGCAACAGAATCTGAACTTGGACAGCAGTTTCAACGTCAGGGTAAATATCTCCACCACGGAGCTCCAGAATCTGGAGCTTATTGAACATGTCCGCGACATTCTCCGCGAGACGGGTGTGGATGCCGCGAACCTCATCGTGGAACTGACCGAGTCCATGGCGGTCAACGGCGGGGACGTGGACAAATACTCACTGAGCGGGCTGCGCCGGCTCGGCGTGCAGCTTGAGATCGACGATTTCGGTACCGGCTACTCTTCCATCAGCTATCTGCGGAAGCTGCCCGTCAACGTCGTCAAGATCGATAAGAGCCTGATCGACGGGCTGGGGGAGGACGAGGAACAGGGGAGCTTTGTAGGTGCCGTGTTGCACCTCATCCATGCCTGCGGCCTCAAGGCTGTTGCCGAGGGAATCGAGACGGCGAAGCAAGCGGAGATCCTCACCGCGCTGGGTTGTGCCAGTGGTCAGGGCTACTTCTTTAGCCGCCCGGTGCCTGCGGCGCAACTCGAGCCGCTGATTGAGCTGCCCGAGTAG
- a CDS encoding NUDIX domain-containing protein, which yields MNPLIVVSAVCVFDEAGRLLTVRKRGTDKFMHPGGKPEPGETPAQTAARELAEEVGIVLAAEELVLLGIWFADAANEAATQIRATVYTAPGTWSAQPSAEIAEIRWLDLGAELPGDLAPLLTDHVLPALLVQPD from the coding sequence ATGAATCCGCTCATTGTTGTCTCCGCAGTCTGTGTCTTCGACGAGGCAGGACGCCTGCTCACCGTCCGCAAACGGGGCACGGACAAGTTCATGCATCCCGGCGGCAAACCCGAACCCGGGGAGACGCCAGCCCAGACCGCGGCCCGGGAACTGGCCGAAGAGGTGGGGATCGTCCTGGCCGCCGAGGAACTGGTCTTGCTGGGAATCTGGTTCGCGGACGCCGCGAACGAGGCCGCGACGCAGATCCGGGCCACGGTCTATACGGCTCCGGGGACCTGGAGCGCCCAGCCATCCGCGGAAATCGCCGAGATCCGCTGGCTGGACCTCGGGGCAGAGCTACCGGGCGATCTCGCCCCGCTGCTCACCGACCACGTGCTGCCCGCCCTCCTGGTCCAGCCGGACTAG
- a CDS encoding DUF998 domain-containing protein produces MTAAANSPSMDIVTIPNLPSTRFYAGALALLSVLQYFVAEAAVIGAWTGPQPYSRRTGYISDLGALDCGVFNGRDVCSPAHGLMNASFVVQGVGMMVGALLLTGALLCTAARPGAPMGPRAGLWSPWAAATAVRVLMLAGGAGTVIVGLVPEDAGSAWHVAGAVAYFAAGGLALLVLGWLWRGQTPLAWIIFACGLASLGALIAGGVTGMEVPEPGTLERLMGYPITVGMATAGLVVAQRMGEQRSAAKPKRSALAR; encoded by the coding sequence ATGACCGCAGCCGCTAATTCGCCGTCCATGGACATTGTCACAATTCCGAACCTGCCGTCCACCCGGTTCTACGCGGGCGCACTGGCGCTGCTTAGCGTGCTGCAGTACTTTGTGGCAGAGGCCGCCGTCATCGGTGCCTGGACGGGCCCGCAGCCGTACAGCCGCCGGACCGGATACATCAGCGATCTGGGGGCCCTGGACTGCGGGGTCTTCAACGGCAGGGACGTCTGCTCGCCGGCCCACGGGCTGATGAACGCCTCCTTTGTGGTCCAGGGCGTTGGCATGATGGTCGGCGCGCTGCTGCTCACCGGGGCACTGCTGTGCACGGCTGCGCGGCCCGGGGCGCCGATGGGCCCGCGTGCCGGCCTCTGGAGCCCATGGGCGGCCGCAACGGCGGTTCGCGTTTTGATGCTGGCCGGGGGAGCCGGGACCGTAATTGTTGGCCTTGTGCCCGAGGACGCCGGCTCCGCGTGGCATGTGGCGGGCGCTGTGGCGTATTTCGCCGCCGGCGGCCTGGCGTTGCTGGTGCTGGGCTGGCTGTGGCGCGGGCAAACCCCGTTGGCTTGGATCATTTTTGCCTGCGGGCTGGCATCACTGGGAGCGCTCATCGCCGGTGGTGTGACCGGGATGGAGGTGCCGGAGCCCGGGACCCTGGAGCGGCTGATGGGCTATCCGATCACCGTGGGGATGGCCACCGCAGGCCTCGTGGTCGCCCAGCGGATGGGGGAGCAGCGTTCCGCAGCTAAACCGAAGAGGTCAGCGTTGGCTCGTTAA
- the pcrA gene encoding DNA helicase PcrA, with amino-acid sequence MDMLFDPYADGPFATASTTAAGTKVPAGTGLAGRDPAESAKLNGEHHVNFAGDGNGDHRQLPGPAELLEGLNPQQEEAVKHAGSALLIVAGAGSGKTRVLSNRIAYLIATRRAHHGEILAITFTNKAAAEMRERVEALVGGRAKTMWVSTFHSSCVRILRREAKNVGLNSNFSIYDSADSLRLVTLVAKNLDLDPKRFAPKAIQHKISALKNELIDADSYSSGANHNDPFEQAVAEVFKGYTQRLRQANAMDFDDLIAETVYMFRAFPALAESYRRRFRHVLVDEYQDTNHAQYALVREIVGEGPGAAELTVVGDSDQSIYAFRGADIRNIVEFEKDYPDARTIKLEQNYRSTQTILSAANSVISRNPNRPEKRLWTAEGDGEKIVGYVGENEHDEAQFIAKEIDRLQDEGDLRPGDVAIFYRTNAQSRSIEDVLVRVGLPYKVVGGTRFYERKEIKDALAYLRVLVNPDDDVNLRRILNEPKRGIGDRAEGAVASLAQRDRISFMAAARRADEAPGMATRSVNAVQGFVKLLDDLAEVASGSGAAAALEAVLEQTGYLAGLRSSSDPQDESRVENLAELVAVVREYERDNPEGSLGAFLEGVSLVADADQIPDAPEGSADQMAAAVAEAKRLGVVTLMTLHTAKGLEFPVVFLTGMEHGLFPHQRSATDPKELAEERRLAYVGLTRARKRLYLTRSEVRSMWGQSQYNPASQFIEEIPADLVEWKREGSTRQSGGWGSGATVGSSRYGGSFWGAGTARGADASTSAGFNADVPAAIVKNRVQPQKEIVAVGVGDKVNHTSFGNGTVLAVEGSGDKTVAKVKFSIGEKRLLLRYAPLTKSDA; translated from the coding sequence ATGGATATGTTGTTTGACCCTTACGCCGACGGACCCTTCGCTACTGCCTCGACGACGGCGGCGGGCACCAAAGTGCCTGCCGGGACGGGCCTGGCCGGGCGGGATCCCGCGGAAAGTGCCAAGCTCAACGGTGAACATCACGTCAACTTCGCCGGAGACGGAAACGGAGACCACCGGCAGCTTCCCGGCCCGGCAGAGCTCCTTGAAGGACTTAACCCGCAGCAGGAAGAGGCCGTAAAACACGCCGGCAGCGCCCTGTTGATCGTCGCCGGCGCCGGCTCGGGTAAAACCCGAGTGCTCAGCAACCGCATCGCCTACCTGATCGCCACCCGCCGCGCCCATCACGGCGAGATCCTGGCCATCACGTTCACCAACAAAGCTGCCGCCGAAATGCGGGAGCGGGTTGAAGCCCTGGTTGGCGGCCGGGCCAAAACGATGTGGGTTTCCACCTTCCACTCCTCCTGCGTCCGGATCCTGCGCCGCGAAGCCAAAAACGTCGGATTGAACTCCAACTTCTCCATTTACGATTCCGCCGACTCGCTGCGGCTGGTCACACTTGTGGCCAAGAACCTGGACCTGGATCCCAAGCGTTTTGCCCCCAAAGCCATCCAGCACAAGATCTCGGCGCTCAAAAACGAACTCATCGACGCGGACAGTTACTCCTCCGGCGCCAATCACAATGACCCCTTCGAGCAGGCCGTCGCCGAAGTCTTTAAGGGCTACACCCAGCGGCTGCGCCAGGCCAACGCCATGGATTTCGATGACCTGATCGCAGAGACGGTCTATATGTTCCGCGCCTTCCCTGCGCTCGCCGAGTCCTACCGGCGCCGCTTCCGACACGTCCTCGTAGACGAATACCAGGACACCAACCACGCCCAGTACGCCCTGGTGCGCGAAATCGTCGGCGAAGGCCCCGGCGCTGCCGAGCTGACCGTCGTCGGCGACTCGGACCAGTCCATCTACGCCTTCCGCGGCGCCGACATCCGCAACATCGTGGAGTTCGAGAAGGACTACCCCGACGCCCGCACCATCAAGCTGGAGCAGAACTACCGCTCCACCCAGACCATCCTCAGCGCCGCCAACTCGGTCATCTCGCGCAACCCCAATCGGCCGGAGAAGCGGCTCTGGACGGCAGAGGGCGACGGCGAGAAGATCGTCGGCTATGTCGGCGAGAACGAACACGACGAAGCCCAGTTCATCGCCAAGGAAATCGACCGGCTGCAGGATGAAGGCGATCTGCGCCCCGGCGACGTCGCGATCTTCTACCGCACCAACGCCCAGTCCCGCTCGATCGAAGACGTCCTGGTCCGCGTCGGACTTCCCTACAAGGTGGTCGGCGGCACCCGGTTCTACGAGCGCAAGGAAATCAAGGACGCTCTGGCCTACCTGCGGGTGCTGGTCAACCCGGATGACGACGTCAACCTGCGCCGGATCCTCAACGAGCCAAAACGCGGCATCGGCGACCGGGCCGAGGGTGCCGTGGCATCCCTCGCCCAGCGCGACCGAATCTCCTTTATGGCGGCCGCCCGCCGCGCCGACGAGGCCCCCGGCATGGCCACCCGCTCCGTCAACGCCGTGCAGGGCTTCGTAAAGCTCCTCGACGACCTCGCCGAGGTAGCGTCCGGCTCCGGTGCTGCCGCGGCACTTGAAGCCGTCCTGGAACAGACCGGCTACCTCGCCGGCCTGCGCTCCAGCAGCGACCCTCAGGATGAGTCGCGGGTGGAAAACCTCGCCGAACTCGTCGCCGTCGTGCGTGAATACGAACGCGACAACCCCGAGGGTTCGCTTGGTGCGTTCCTGGAAGGGGTCTCCCTCGTCGCTGACGCCGACCAGATTCCGGACGCGCCGGAGGGCAGCGCCGATCAGATGGCCGCCGCCGTCGCGGAAGCCAAACGGCTCGGAGTTGTCACCCTGATGACCCTGCACACCGCCAAGGGCCTGGAGTTCCCGGTGGTGTTCCTGACCGGCATGGAACACGGGCTGTTCCCGCACCAGCGCTCTGCCACCGACCCCAAGGAACTGGCCGAAGAACGCCGGCTGGCCTACGTTGGCCTGACCCGGGCGCGCAAACGCCTGTACCTGACCCGGTCCGAGGTCCGCAGCATGTGGGGCCAGAGCCAGTACAACCCCGCCAGCCAGTTCATCGAAGAAATCCCGGCCGACTTGGTGGAGTGGAAGCGTGAAGGCTCTACCCGCCAATCCGGCGGCTGGGGCAGCGGCGCAACCGTCGGCTCAAGCCGCTACGGTGGCTCATTCTGGGGTGCCGGCACCGCACGCGGGGCCGACGCAAGTACCTCAGCGGGTTTCAACGCGGACGTTCCGGCGGCCATTGTCAAAAACCGGGTGCAGCCGCAGAAGGAAATCGTCGCTGTGGGTGTGGGCGACAAGGTCAACCACACGAGCTTCGGCAACGGCACCGTGCTGGCCGTCGAAGGCTCGGGGGACAAGACCGTCGCGAAGGTGAAGTTCAGCATCGGTGAAAAACGGCTCCTGCTCCGTTACGCCCCGCTGACCAAGAGCGACGCCTAG
- a CDS encoding inositol monophosphatase family protein — protein sequence MTELGKHRLGRHSTAELNPELDDYQLAEALAREAGNLALLMRQAGLEGRQKTSVSDVVTAADHAAEAYVLEQLQRCRPDDGILGEEGSAVAGTSGRTWVIDPVDGTYNFLNGSTYWCSAIALKDSSGVLLGGIFQPEADKLWLGGRERSATLNGEPLTTFWPGGVPGASRSDTPLSELGAATYIHPTWLADPLCAMPWHAAATSAAALRMFGSGSCDLSRVADGELGCWFQHSCPEWDWLPGQAIVLAAGGAADVVRVNGLDWFIAGGSTAVRQLRSALESGAVS from the coding sequence GTGACCGAACTAGGAAAACACCGGCTCGGCCGGCACAGTACAGCTGAACTCAATCCCGAACTTGATGACTACCAGCTCGCCGAGGCTCTTGCGCGGGAGGCTGGAAACCTCGCGCTGCTGATGCGCCAGGCCGGGCTGGAAGGCCGGCAAAAGACCTCGGTTTCCGACGTCGTCACGGCCGCGGACCACGCGGCCGAAGCCTACGTGCTCGAACAGCTCCAGCGCTGCCGGCCCGACGACGGCATCCTCGGCGAAGAGGGCTCGGCCGTGGCGGGTACCAGCGGCAGGACATGGGTGATCGACCCGGTCGACGGAACCTACAACTTCCTGAACGGCTCCACCTACTGGTGTTCTGCAATCGCGCTTAAGGATTCCTCCGGGGTGCTGCTCGGCGGGATTTTCCAGCCGGAGGCGGACAAGCTGTGGCTCGGAGGACGAGAGCGGTCGGCAACGCTTAACGGTGAACCGCTGACTACCTTTTGGCCCGGTGGGGTCCCCGGCGCCAGCCGCTCCGACACCCCGCTCTCCGAGCTTGGCGCTGCTACCTACATTCACCCCACCTGGCTGGCCGACCCGCTGTGCGCCATGCCGTGGCACGCCGCCGCGACCTCAGCTGCCGCACTGCGGATGTTTGGCTCCGGTTCCTGCGACCTCAGCCGGGTAGCCGACGGCGAACTGGGCTGCTGGTTCCAGCACAGCTGTCCGGAGTGGGATTGGCTACCCGGCCAGGCAATTGTCCTTGCGGCCGGGGGCGCTGCCGACGTCGTCCGGGTCAACGGATTGGACTGGTTCATCGCCGGCGGTTCAACGGCCGTGCGCCAACTCCGATCCGCCCTCGAATCCGGCGCCGTGTCATAG